In Prescottella soli, a genomic segment contains:
- a CDS encoding MlaD family protein, giving the protein MLLVKFVDSMVGMWLFVFRGERRPGSATPLALGTLGIVALVLGLAAAIGIPKVWYLARTDPYTAELANASGLSGGDPVYVAGVPAGRVEGIELAGDHVRVAFRLDDGQPLGNRTTATVRLKTVLGKRYLEVVPAGVVEEDPSDGSPPDVIPLSRTTVPYSLDDVSRDATDAAQQIDATSLEAMMTTLSEMMPDDPEQLAKALAGISGASAAVARNGEQIDQLLTLSRSLSDLAVRQQESLTATLSNAQTIVHTLAVRKRVLTRLVENLRTLLATTATSFTDHEQEFSQLTSNLVAVTDTLQQNADNVDRILTRLPPALRSATDATGNGNWTDVTAPAAVVPDNMLCVLGVMQGCR; this is encoded by the coding sequence ATGCTCCTCGTCAAGTTCGTCGACAGCATGGTCGGCATGTGGCTGTTCGTGTTTCGCGGTGAGCGTCGGCCCGGATCGGCCACACCGCTGGCGCTGGGGACGCTGGGGATCGTGGCCCTCGTGCTCGGCCTCGCCGCGGCGATCGGCATCCCTAAGGTGTGGTACCTGGCGCGGACCGACCCGTACACCGCCGAACTCGCCAACGCGAGCGGGCTGTCCGGCGGCGATCCCGTATACGTCGCCGGTGTCCCGGCCGGGCGGGTCGAGGGCATCGAGCTCGCGGGTGACCATGTGCGCGTGGCATTCCGGTTGGACGACGGTCAACCACTCGGCAACCGGACCACCGCGACCGTGCGACTGAAGACCGTGCTGGGCAAGCGATACCTCGAGGTGGTGCCCGCCGGGGTGGTCGAGGAGGACCCGTCGGACGGATCACCGCCCGACGTCATCCCGCTGTCGCGCACCACCGTTCCCTACAGCCTCGACGACGTGAGCCGGGACGCGACAGACGCCGCGCAACAGATCGACGCAACATCGCTGGAAGCGATGATGACGACGCTGTCGGAGATGATGCCCGACGACCCCGAGCAGCTCGCGAAGGCCCTCGCCGGCATCAGCGGTGCGTCGGCCGCCGTCGCACGGAACGGCGAACAGATCGACCAGCTGCTGACGCTGTCGCGTTCACTGTCCGATCTGGCTGTCCGGCAGCAGGAATCGCTGACCGCGACACTGTCGAACGCGCAGACGATCGTCCACACCCTCGCGGTCCGCAAGCGGGTGCTCACCCGACTGGTCGAGAACCTGCGGACGCTGCTGGCGACGACGGCGACGTCGTTCACCGACCACGAACAGGAGTTTTCACAGCTCACGAGCAACCTCGTGGCCGTCACGGACACGCTGCAGCAGAACGCGGACAACGTCGATCGCATCCTGACGCGCCTGCCACCGGCACTGCGTTCCGCGACCGACGCGACCGGCAACGGGAACTGGACCGACGTGACCGCACCTGCGGCGGTCGTGCCCGACAACATGCTGTGCGTGC